One region of Limnospira fusiformis SAG 85.79 genomic DNA includes:
- a CDS encoding reverse transcriptase domain-containing protein produces MKKAGIGILTIQDRARQALVKSALEPEWESRFESTSYGFRPGRSAQDAIARIYLSIKHGSYYVLDADIAKCSYREA; encoded by the coding sequence ATGAAAAAAGCTGGAATAGGAATACTCACAATCCAAGATAGAGCTAGGCAAGCCTTGGTTAAATCGGCACTTGAGCCTGAATGGGAATCAAGATTCGAAAGTACGAGCTATGGGTTCCGTCCAGGACGGTCTGCCCAAGATGCAATAGCGCGTATTTACCTAAGTATAAAACACGGAAGTTACTACGTTCTGGATGCGGATATAGCAAAATGCTCTTACCGTGAAGCATGA
- a CDS encoding DUF1565 domain-containing protein: MKDKYFLTNKAADSYHTWSQKAFGFRLWSWRRGMSLLATPLILGAIADLAITPKAIANELPTSQNSPEYLVQAQIIYVNPSTGTDNDTVTGSQAAPFRTITYAMSRATAGTTIKLAPGTYSPDTGEAFPINIQPGVILLGDQSNNGRNVLIIGGGNFVSPSLARQNATIRTLGDPQILGVTITNPNTRGTGIWVESSNPTISNSTFVNSKRDGVFISAEGNATITNNIFAQNDGNGISVARSGGGLIRGNLFQNTGFGISINDDSAPKIVENQIVDNRDGVMISHTAKPILRNNLIENNQRDGIVAIATAQPNLGTAGDPGQNLIRNNQRYDVYNATRGNSISAVGNQIDESRIYGAVEYVLAAVTPPNLGLEVGTISDLQGHWAQSYMEALVSLGIMSGFDDGSFRPDEPVTRVQFAAIVKNAFTPAAQQSGSQFPDVPSTFWGYQAIQSAYQGGFISGFPDGQFRPNDPITRIQSIVGLAQGLGYQSDNLDVLSIYQDAGEIPAWALPSVAGATTGNLVVNYPNQSQLNPNRVATRADVAAFVYQALVNTGKVQAINSPYLISTP; the protein is encoded by the coding sequence ATGAAAGATAAGTATTTTCTCACTAACAAGGCGGCCGACAGCTATCATACATGGAGCCAAAAGGCTTTTGGGTTCCGGCTATGGTCTTGGCGGCGGGGTATGAGTTTACTAGCTACCCCCTTAATCTTAGGCGCGATCGCCGATTTAGCCATAACTCCTAAAGCGATCGCCAATGAATTACCAACCTCCCAAAACTCCCCAGAATACCTAGTACAAGCCCAAATCATCTACGTTAACCCCTCCACCGGAACCGACAACGACACGGTAACCGGTTCTCAAGCAGCTCCTTTCCGTACCATCACTTATGCTATGTCCAGGGCTACCGCCGGCACGACTATTAAGTTGGCTCCCGGAACCTATAGCCCAGACACGGGGGAGGCATTTCCGATTAACATCCAACCAGGGGTTATCCTACTGGGTGATCAGTCTAATAATGGTCGGAATGTGCTGATTATTGGTGGGGGTAATTTTGTCAGTCCCAGTCTGGCTCGTCAAAATGCGACTATCAGAACCTTGGGAGACCCTCAAATTTTGGGAGTCACCATTACCAACCCCAACACCAGAGGGACTGGGATATGGGTTGAATCGTCTAACCCGACCATCAGTAACTCAACCTTTGTCAATAGCAAACGGGATGGGGTTTTTATCAGTGCTGAAGGTAACGCCACGATTACTAACAATATTTTTGCCCAAAATGATGGTAATGGTATTTCCGTCGCTCGTTCTGGTGGTGGACTAATTAGGGGAAATCTCTTTCAAAATACTGGTTTTGGTATTTCGATTAATGATGATTCCGCCCCGAAAATTGTGGAAAACCAGATTGTGGACAACCGGGACGGGGTGATGATTTCCCATACGGCTAAACCGATTTTACGCAATAACTTGATCGAAAATAATCAGCGTGATGGTATTGTGGCGATCGCTACTGCACAACCCAACCTAGGAACAGCAGGGGATCCGGGTCAAAACCTGATCCGCAATAACCAGCGCTACGATGTATATAATGCCACCCGAGGTAACAGTATCTCTGCAGTAGGTAATCAAATCGACGAAAGCCGCATTTATGGAGCCGTTGAATATGTGCTGGCGGCTGTGACCCCCCCTAACTTGGGTCTGGAAGTTGGCACTATTTCTGACCTACAAGGACATTGGGCGCAGTCCTATATGGAAGCATTAGTTAGCCTGGGGATTATGTCAGGATTTGATGATGGTTCTTTCCGTCCTGATGAGCCAGTCACCAGGGTACAGTTTGCGGCGATCGTCAAAAATGCTTTTACCCCCGCCGCCCAACAATCAGGATCTCAATTCCCTGATGTTCCCAGCACCTTCTGGGGTTATCAAGCCATTCAATCCGCCTATCAAGGTGGGTTTATTTCCGGATTTCCTGACGGTCAGTTTCGACCCAATGACCCCATTACCCGCATTCAAAGCATTGTGGGTTTGGCTCAAGGACTTGGCTACCAGTCGGACAATCTCGATGTCCTCTCCATCTATCAAGATGCAGGCGAGATCCCGGCTTGGGCGCTTCCCTCTGTTGCGGGAGCCACAACCGGAAATTTGGTGGTTAACTATCCTAACCAAAGCCAACTCAATCCCAATCGTGTGGCCACCCGCGCCGATGTAGCAGCATTTGTCTATCAGGCTTTAGTCAACACCGGGAAGGTTCAGGCGATCAACTCTCCCTATTTAATTAGCACCCCCTAG
- a CDS encoding calcium-binding protein, protein MSQVVDPTEFQVIFTAEGAVIVGNPNQSARIRGTAEAIRIQGTPFADTLTAGDNPNMVIYGFEGNDSIVGGEGDNELYGNQGNDTIYGIAGNNLIYGGQGDDLIYGGDGNNSLSGDKGNDTLVGGTGNDIIRGGDGEDLIYGGGGNNLLFGEKGNDTIIGGPGNDTIYGGQGNDFIRGGDGNDFIAGDKGNDTLTGGAGADTFAITASANLTRDVITDFNSAEGDIIALRAGAGYDLNSFQTVATDADASGLSGLVYIQSTGVLLFNGEEIAEFLGSPDITASDFELF, encoded by the coding sequence ATGTCACAGGTAGTTGACCCCACCGAGTTTCAAGTCATTTTTACAGCTGAGGGAGCCGTTATAGTCGGTAATCCCAACCAATCTGCCCGCATTCGGGGAACCGCAGAGGCTATTCGCATCCAGGGTACCCCTTTCGCAGATACCCTAACCGCTGGTGACAACCCCAACATGGTTATCTACGGCTTCGAGGGTAATGACTCAATAGTTGGCGGCGAAGGCGACAACGAACTATATGGTAACCAAGGAAACGACACCATCTATGGCATAGCAGGTAATAACCTAATCTATGGCGGTCAAGGTGATGACCTAATCTATGGTGGTGATGGTAATAACAGCCTATCCGGTGACAAAGGTAACGATACCCTAGTCGGCGGTACTGGTAATGACATCATACGTGGTGGTGATGGAGAAGATTTAATCTATGGTGGCGGTGGTAATAACCTACTATTTGGGGAAAAAGGCAACGATACCATCATAGGTGGCCCCGGTAATGACACCATATACGGTGGTCAAGGTAATGACTTCATACGCGGTGGCGATGGCAATGACTTCATAGCCGGTGACAAAGGTAACGACACCCTAACAGGTGGTGCTGGTGCTGATACCTTTGCTATCACTGCTAGTGCTAACCTAACCCGCGATGTCATTACCGACTTCAATAGTGCCGAGGGAGACATAATTGCCCTACGCGCTGGTGCCGGATATGACTTAAACTCCTTCCAGACTGTAGCCACTGACGCAGACGCTAGTGGGTTAAGCGGTTTAGTGTACATCCAAAGCACAGGCGTTTTACTATTCAACGGCGAAGAAATAGCCGAGTTCTTGGGTTCTCCAGATATTACAGCTTCCGATTTCGAGCTATTCTAA
- a CDS encoding M48 family metallopeptidase, which produces MTTSKSPTDYQITIAQIPVQVIRKSIKNLHIGVYPPEGRVRVAAPLHFTDDNIRLAIISRLSWIKKHQAKFAAQPRQSRREMVSGETHYIFGKRYRLEVIERRGKHELKIPNSRIVQLFVNPGTSRDNRAQVLAEWYRQQLQDIIPQLLNKWQPIIGENVTDWGIKKMRTKWGSCNITQRRIWLNLELAKKPIECLEYVVVHELVHLLERYHNDRFQAYMDEYLPPWRQYRDILNREPLEDF; this is translated from the coding sequence ATGACTACCAGTAAATCTCCCACAGATTACCAGATAACCATTGCTCAAATTCCCGTGCAAGTGATTCGCAAATCAATTAAAAATCTCCATATTGGAGTCTATCCCCCAGAGGGTCGGGTGCGGGTAGCTGCGCCGCTTCACTTCACTGATGATAATATCCGACTGGCGATTATCTCCCGTCTATCTTGGATTAAAAAACACCAGGCAAAATTCGCCGCCCAACCCCGTCAATCCCGGCGAGAAATGGTATCCGGCGAAACTCATTATATCTTCGGGAAACGCTACCGCTTAGAAGTCATAGAACGCCGAGGGAAACATGAACTTAAAATTCCCAATTCTCGGATAGTGCAATTATTCGTTAATCCCGGAACTTCTCGGGACAATCGCGCCCAAGTTTTAGCCGAATGGTATCGGCAACAACTCCAGGATATTATACCACAATTGCTGAATAAATGGCAACCCATTATCGGGGAAAATGTCACCGATTGGGGGATTAAGAAAATGCGGACTAAATGGGGGAGTTGTAATATCACTCAGCGTCGCATCTGGCTAAATTTAGAACTCGCAAAAAAGCCCATAGAGTGCTTGGAATATGTCGTAGTTCATGAGTTAGTGCATCTCTTGGAACGTTATCATAATGACCGTTTTCAGGCTTATATGGACGAGTATCTTCCCCCATGGCGACAATATCGAGATATTCTGAACCGGGAACCCTTAGAAGACTTCTAA
- the yidD gene encoding membrane protein insertion efficiency factor YidD, with amino-acid sequence MKQILIGLIKGYKSLISPVLPPACRFYPTCSEYAMEAIDRFGIFRGGWMAIARILRCHPLHPGGYDPVPPKDDHDH; translated from the coding sequence ATGAAACAGATATTAATTGGTTTGATTAAGGGTTATAAGTCATTGATTTCTCCGGTGCTTCCTCCCGCTTGTCGCTTTTATCCCACTTGTTCAGAATATGCTATGGAAGCAATAGATCGCTTTGGCATTTTTCGGGGTGGATGGATGGCGATCGCTCGTATTTTGCGCTGTCATCCCCTTCACCCAGGCGGCTATGATCCTGTTCCCCCGAAAGATGATCATGATCATTAA
- a CDS encoding type I restriction enzyme subunit R domain-containing protein: MQKLLSSRSRLEEIVNDILLDMETKPRLMDGRGNAMLVCSSIYQACKTYELFSQTDFQGKCAIITSYKPSPADIKGEETGEGLTEKLHQYEIYRRMLADYFKQSEDVAMYRVGEFEQEVKRRFITEPGQMRLLIVVDKLLTGFDAPPATYLYIDKTMRDHGLFQAICRVNRLDGED, encoded by the coding sequence ATGCAAAAACTCCTCTCGAGTAGGTCTCGCCTGGAAGAAATTGTTAACGATATTCTCCTCGACATGGAAACGAAACCCCGGTTAATGGACGGACGGGGTAACGCGATGCTGGTCTGTAGTAGCATTTATCAAGCCTGTAAAACTTACGAACTTTTCAGCCAAACGGATTTTCAGGGTAAATGCGCGATTATCACCAGTTATAAACCTTCCCCGGCGGATATTAAAGGGGAGGAAACGGGGGAGGGACTGACGGAAAAACTCCACCAGTATGAGATTTATCGGCGAATGTTGGCGGACTATTTTAAGCAGTCGGAAGATGTGGCAATGTATCGGGTGGGGGAATTTGAACAGGAGGTTAAACGGCGCTTTATTACGGAACCGGGACAAATGCGCCTGTTAATTGTGGTGGATAAGCTGCTGACGGGATTTGATGCACCCCCGGCGACTTATCTCTATATTGATAAAACTATGCGAGATCATGGCTTATTTCAGGCTATTTGTCGGGTTAACCGCCTTGATGGAGAAGATTAA
- a CDS encoding calcium-binding protein, producing MSQFIETPQIEELPDGSLIFRGATEPQNFFAGGSGDDIITGGDSDDTLYGGPGNDTIDGRGGNDLILGEEGHDSLIGGSGDDTIYGGEGNDTIDGQERSGIMDDYYV from the coding sequence ATGTCACAGTTTATTGAAACCCCTCAAATTGAAGAATTGCCCGACGGAAGTTTAATCTTTCGAGGGGCTACGGAGCCGCAAAATTTCTTTGCTGGAGGGTCTGGTGATGATATCATTACCGGGGGGGATAGTGATGACACTTTGTATGGTGGCCCTGGCAATGACACTATTGATGGTCGTGGTGGTAATGACCTGATTTTGGGAGAAGAGGGACATGATTCCCTTATCGGTGGTTCTGGTGATGATACTATCTATGGTGGCGAAGGAAACGATACCATCGACGGTCAAGAAAGATCAGGAATAATGGATGATTATTATGTTTGA
- a CDS encoding DUF3493 domain-containing protein, with translation MPKSKSDRINPRNLDPELYERLKAESKAPYRGLRQFIYVSFAASGLIGAVVFLAQLLSGRDVATALPNFALQVGVVALMVWLFRLEQRSPKSK, from the coding sequence ATGCCTAAGTCAAAAAGCGATCGCATTAATCCCAGAAATCTCGACCCAGAACTTTATGAGCGTCTGAAAGCAGAGTCCAAAGCACCCTATCGAGGACTGCGACAGTTTATATATGTATCCTTCGCCGCCTCTGGATTAATTGGGGCGGTAGTATTTTTGGCTCAACTCCTGTCAGGAAGGGATGTAGCGACCGCCTTACCCAACTTTGCGCTTCAGGTGGGGGTCGTAGCCTTAATGGTGTGGCTGTTTCGCCTGGAGCAGCGATCGCCCAAATCCAAGTAA
- a CDS encoding reverse transcriptase N-terminal domain-containing protein — translation MTQASLKKGFEKSKPIKTTNNVWKTIPWPKVQRKVFKLQKRIFQAAKSGQDAKARRWQRLLVKSYYARLLAVRL, via the coding sequence ATGACGCAAGCGAGTTTAAAGAAAGGATTTGAGAAATCAAAGCCAATCAAGACTACGAATAACGTATGGAAAACTATCCCATGGCCTAAAGTTCAACGGAAAGTGTTTAAGCTCCAAAAGAGGATATTTCAAGCAGCTAAATCGGGACAGGACGCAAAAGCGAGAAGGTGGCAACGTCTATTGGTGAAGTCATATTACGCCCGGCTCTTAGCAGTGCGACTGTAG